A DNA window from Helianthus annuus cultivar XRQ/B chromosome 15, HanXRQr2.0-SUNRISE, whole genome shotgun sequence contains the following coding sequences:
- the LOC110919747 gene encoding WASH complex subunit 1-like encodes MEDPVDPVDPVDPIDPVFDFEMAFDEPEPAMAPEPVAAPDPAFEHDPVHAGAPIIDHVIVDPPIDDHPIDAPLLEGDHVVAAGHVDPPLIADVPDDPLVAPLPDPMPVQFDRALFEAHADPRDAHAQHGWIDADDELPPYSPHTTDARHIDTSFSFPQFTPPARPGEGSSAHPFGHVPASIPIVPQFSTAIPPVPPFSVPPFDPATGGTHTAHSGA; translated from the exons atggaggacccggttgacccAGTAGACCCAGTTGATCCCATTGACCCTGTATTTGATTTTGAGATGGCATTTGATGAACcagagcctgccatggcccccgaGCCGGTAGCTGCTCCTGACCCTGCGttcgagcatgaccctgttcatgctggcGCACCCATTATTGATCATGTGATTGTTGACCCACCCATTGATGATCACCCTATTGATGCGCCACTactggagggcgatcatgttgttgctgctggtcaTGTTGATCCCCCACTCATCGCTGATGTACCTGATGACCCTCTTGTTGCACCCCTTCCTGACCCTATGCCTGTGCAGTTTGATCGTGCACTTTTTGAGGCACATGCTGACCCACGAGATGCGCACGCCCAGCATGGGTGGATCGATGCTGATGATGAGCTCCCACCTTATTCCCCACATACCACCGATGCACGTCACATTGATACCTCTTTTTCGTTCCCTCAGTTCacacctccagctcgacctggagagggttcctcggcTCATCCCTTTGGACATGTGCCGGCATCTATCCCGATTGTGCCACAGTTTTCTACTGCTATTCCCCCTGTTCCTCCATTCTCTGTGCCACCTTTCGATCCAGCCA CAGGAGGCACTCACacggcgcattcaggagcttga